A stretch of DNA from Paenibacillus albus:
GATTCTTCCTCTACTTCCAAGCGCTGCGCTATTCCACGGCATCGCTTGTTGCCAGCTTCACCTTTTTCACGCCATTCATCACGCTAATCTTTATAATGCTGCTGCTTGGGGAGCAGCTTAGCGCCATCGACGGCGTCGCGGCGCTGCTCATCCTATCCGGCGTGCCTATCCAGCGGCTCGGACAGCGATTGAACGGCAGCAGGAGCAGGGCAAGGGCTGCGGAAACGCAAGGAAGCGCGCAGCTCTAACATTACGAATATCCAGGACAAAATTGCCTCTTTTGACGCTCACTCGTCCGTGCGAAGCTGAAAGCCATGTACCTAGAGTAGAACGGACTAGAACAGAACAGTAATGGGTAGACAAGAATAAACAAGAATAGATAAGAAGCCCCGCCTTCCGAAGTGAAGGCGGGGCTTCTTGTCATTTTCGTAAACTGTTGATAGATGCAATTGGACGCTAACGAACTCAAGAAGCCTTATTAAGCACAAACGGCTCGCTTTTGAAATCTAACGAATCCCAGATCCCAGTGACGCTATTTCGATGAACTTAGCCTCATTCGGCAACAAAGTTGGGGTATAACGCTGTTAGAGTTTGTTACAACTTTGCTGGCGGTATATATAAGATGTATATGGTTAGTCAGCTTGGTGAGTGGAGGTCAGTCTTCTTCGTTCAGTAAGCGTTAACGGTATTCGGCCGAAGTATTCAGCAACTGATTAACGACAAACAATTGCAAAATAATGCTCGAAAAAACGTTCGCGTTCGACTGTAGCTGCAATCTCATCACGGCCCGCGCCTGGCTGAAAGCCCATAGCACCGAGTGTCTCGGCATTGGTGTAATCAACCGTAACGGACCCGCTCCGTTGGTAGGAGCATAGCTGCGGCTCGAACAAACAGGCAGCAGCAAGCGGGTCGTGGAAGGTCATCTCGTGATTTGCCAGCCAAGGGGCGCCAAAGTCGCCCACCGCGCGCATCATGCTGTCCCGCCCTTGGCCTCGCTCTGTGTCTGTACCCGTGCTTGTGCCGAACAGCTCCGGCTTCTCCACCTGCTTCAGCACAAGCTGACTGGTAACATTCAGCCCGAACGTGCGGCGAATAGGCACATCAGCATCATATACGATGGCGCATGCGTGAGGATCCAGCCAGGAGTTCCAGTTGCCCATCGGCATATCCGGGCCAGCCTCCAAATCGGTGGAGAAGACGCCGCTCATGATATGCAGCTCCTTGATCAGCTGCGGAATTTCCGGGTCGAGGCGGAACAGCAGCGCGATGTTGGTCAAAT
This window harbors:
- a CDS encoding nucleoside hydrolase, with product MTSTTSLSTKKVWLDTDIGGDIDDALCLAYLLQQPACELVGISTVGGEAERRAMVADAICQAAGRQDIPVYAGADRQLLPSSVYPTPDGASRLPNWPHRLIAKRDQAVDAMRRAIREHPHELSLLAVGHLTNIALLFRLDPEIPQLIKELHIMSGVFSTDLEAGPDMPMGNWNSWLDPHACAIVYDADVPIRRTFGLNVTSQLVLKQVEKPELFGTSTGTDTERGQGRDSMMRAVGDFGAPWLANHEMTFHDPLAAACLFEPQLCSYQRSGSVTVDYTNAETLGAMGFQPGAGRDEIAATVERERFFEHYFAIVCR